From a region of the Dickeya poaceiphila genome:
- a CDS encoding LLM class flavin-dependent oxidoreductase, whose amino-acid sequence MQTANPMMKLGAFWYPTGYHIAAWRHPDVPANAGVNIEHCIAFAQQAEQAAFDFIFLADSLAVKGDDWNVLSKGAHRYVGQFEPLTLISALSTVTTRIGLVASATTTYNSPYMLARQFASLAHLSKGRVGWNLVTSQNPFEAGNFGLENHPDHHQRYQRAEEFFDVVKGLWQSWDEDAFCYDKVQGTFFNVDGLHILNHQGEYFRVKGPLNVPACPGGNPVIVQAGASDAGRRLATRTSEVIFSAQHDFASAKDFYQDIHQRAAAIERSAPLIMTGLFPFVGRSTQEAQEKFEQLQALIDDDVSLALLQVQLGGVDLSSFSLDAPLPPLPASNASHSRRHLLIELARRERYTLRQLCRHVAGARGHWQLVGTASQIADEMEYWFRQNATDGFNIMSPWLPGGFNDFTQWVVPELRRRGLFRQEYTGRTLREHLTS is encoded by the coding sequence ATGCAAACAGCCAATCCGATGATGAAACTTGGCGCTTTCTGGTATCCGACCGGTTACCACATTGCAGCGTGGCGGCATCCAGACGTGCCAGCTAACGCTGGGGTGAACATCGAACACTGCATTGCATTTGCCCAACAGGCAGAGCAAGCCGCCTTCGATTTTATTTTTCTGGCAGATAGCCTTGCCGTTAAAGGAGATGACTGGAACGTGCTCAGTAAAGGAGCGCATCGCTATGTGGGGCAGTTTGAACCCCTGACGCTGATTTCAGCCTTGAGTACCGTAACCACGCGTATCGGCCTTGTTGCATCGGCTACTACAACTTACAACAGTCCCTATATGCTGGCGCGGCAGTTTGCCTCGTTGGCTCATCTTAGTAAAGGCCGGGTGGGCTGGAATCTGGTGACGTCGCAAAATCCGTTTGAGGCTGGCAATTTTGGTTTGGAAAACCATCCTGATCATCATCAGCGCTACCAGCGTGCCGAGGAATTTTTTGATGTCGTCAAAGGACTGTGGCAAAGCTGGGATGAGGATGCATTTTGCTATGACAAGGTTCAAGGGACATTTTTCAATGTTGACGGACTTCATATCCTTAATCACCAGGGGGAGTATTTTCGGGTAAAAGGCCCACTGAATGTTCCCGCCTGTCCAGGTGGAAATCCGGTCATCGTACAAGCTGGTGCGTCCGATGCGGGTCGCAGACTCGCAACACGAACCAGTGAGGTTATCTTTTCCGCACAGCATGATTTCGCCAGTGCAAAAGATTTTTACCAGGATATTCATCAGCGGGCTGCGGCAATTGAACGCAGTGCCCCATTAATCATGACAGGGTTGTTTCCCTTTGTAGGGCGCAGTACGCAAGAAGCGCAGGAGAAATTCGAACAGCTCCAGGCGTTGATCGATGATGACGTCAGCCTGGCACTTCTTCAGGTACAACTCGGTGGTGTGGATCTGTCGTCGTTCTCCCTGGACGCACCTCTTCCACCACTTCCGGCCAGTAACGCCAGTCACAGCCGTCGTCATTTACTCATTGAACTGGCCAGGCGGGAGAGATATACCCTGCGTCAGCTATGCCGACATGTGGCAGGAGCAAGAGGCCATTGGCAGCTTGTCGGTACGGCCTCGCAAATTGCAGACGAGATGGAATACTGGTTCCGTCAGAACGCAACGGATGGTTTTAATATTATGTCGCCCTGGCTGCCTGGTGGATTTAACGATTTTACTCAATGGGTCGTTCCCGAATTAAGACGGCGGGGACTCTTTCGCCAGGAATATACAGGAAGGACATTACGTGAACATCTGACATCGTGA
- a CDS encoding aminotransferase class I/II-fold pyridoxal phosphate-dependent enzyme, whose protein sequence is MLNRAIDSYRHLSLDDTPTLLNLAWTKDERDFITPPLPSLIEQSLYHEIDRKLPDIWHYAVDDPWGERRLTPAVCSYFGVKEDGLSLSCGAGVIQLLSVLPALSVKGSVAVADEIYPDFPWWLKKSGRSVWRIRAKTVTGCVKQAISLGADVFFIERPGVREDTFMSLDTVYELGMSLAGAGITLLIDESNANYQPPSYSAVHLLAYLPNIIVLRGVSKAWGLGSLRTGLCISSPALKETLREIIPPLLNPSLTLRIVHDVLTMGDSTAWLRARIQQQKQAAIMLFEGWPVMPSSNAMPYLFLPTNEETTLRHLGIGTKRHHFWQEADTTTTLLRLSVPLQESRMLWLENVLKGEKR, encoded by the coding sequence ATGTTAAATCGCGCTATTGACTCTTATCGTCACCTCTCACTTGACGATACGCCAACGTTGCTGAATCTGGCGTGGACAAAGGATGAACGTGACTTTATTACTCCGCCACTTCCCTCCCTTATTGAGCAGAGTTTGTATCATGAAATTGACCGTAAGTTACCTGATATCTGGCATTACGCCGTAGACGATCCTTGGGGAGAGCGGCGTCTTACCCCGGCAGTTTGTAGCTATTTTGGCGTGAAAGAAGATGGCTTGTCGCTCTCCTGTGGCGCAGGAGTGATTCAACTCTTAAGTGTATTGCCGGCATTGAGCGTAAAGGGCAGTGTCGCTGTGGCCGATGAAATTTATCCTGACTTTCCCTGGTGGCTTAAGAAATCAGGCCGGAGTGTATGGCGAATCCGCGCAAAAACCGTAACTGGCTGTGTGAAGCAGGCCATCAGCTTGGGTGCGGATGTGTTTTTCATCGAGCGTCCCGGTGTCCGGGAAGATACTTTTATGTCACTTGATACGGTGTATGAGCTGGGAATGTCATTAGCGGGAGCCGGGATCACTCTGTTGATTGATGAATCTAATGCCAACTACCAGCCCCCCTCCTACAGCGCGGTTCATCTGCTGGCGTATCTGCCAAATATCATCGTGTTACGGGGGGTATCAAAGGCGTGGGGATTAGGCAGTCTCCGTACGGGACTCTGCATATCGTCACCAGCACTAAAGGAGACGCTACGGGAAATCATTCCTCCATTGCTTAACCCTTCTTTAACATTGCGCATTGTTCACGATGTGTTGACCATGGGGGACAGCACCGCGTGGCTGCGTGCGCGAATTCAACAGCAAAAGCAGGCTGCGATCATGTTGTTTGAAGGGTGGCCTGTAATGCCTTCCAGTAATGCAATGCCCTACCTTTTTCTGCCGACAAATGAGGAAACGACACTCCGTCATCTCGGTATTGGTACAAAGCGCCACCATTTTTGGCAAGAAGCCGACACAACCACCACGCTGTTGCGCCTCAGTGTGCCGTTACAGGAAAGCAGGATGCTATGGCTGGAAAATGTCCTGAAGGGAGAAAAACGATGA
- a CDS encoding nucleotidyltransferase family protein, translated as MTTTRTDIDRVLTCFLFDPQRTEELARTLTTEQWQLSLDCAVSHKILPHVAAFYHLYHDEPLPEKYQSILHTHEVERRSWFDALRITTPFSQTADAMLMKGFGHEILYPEKMDRFAKDLDIVVADFSTFCRIATELLHGDFHLPFMAQFVWRKEQQSWQGLARFIHRNGNEDGGIELHIGQFAVDEHHVITWPMLRQHAVKKCIESLPLCVPDSRMMLVIFFMELATRPECMLRDLYDGYCLCMTLTDKNDIDALATTLNDEGLGAQVTKLLSAFFQFNQSPPNELVHLAEKIRSLSPEGKLGWRNRLRQALDRACQTGNLALRLLSLLDRPWAIRLAMRFAFPVYGIHLNTYPHPLHLIKHRHYLLLTTPAGTFLLGGVGLFSDEETEYLQSVINAPFFQLTPDLEP; from the coding sequence ATGACAACAACACGGACCGATATTGATCGTGTACTGACCTGCTTTCTGTTTGATCCCCAGCGTACCGAGGAGTTGGCACGAACGCTGACGACCGAACAGTGGCAACTTAGCCTTGACTGTGCTGTCAGCCATAAAATCCTGCCGCACGTCGCCGCGTTTTATCATCTGTATCATGATGAGCCACTGCCGGAAAAGTATCAGAGCATTTTGCACACTCATGAAGTGGAGCGACGCAGCTGGTTTGATGCTCTGCGTATTACCACTCCGTTTAGCCAGACTGCTGACGCCATGTTGATGAAGGGGTTTGGCCATGAAATTCTCTACCCTGAAAAAATGGACAGGTTTGCCAAAGACCTGGACATAGTAGTGGCTGATTTCAGCACATTCTGCCGGATAGCAACCGAGTTACTCCATGGCGACTTTCATTTACCCTTTATGGCACAGTTTGTCTGGCGAAAAGAGCAGCAGAGTTGGCAAGGACTGGCCCGTTTCATTCATCGTAATGGCAATGAAGACGGAGGCATTGAACTGCACATTGGGCAGTTTGCCGTTGACGAACACCATGTGATCACATGGCCGATGTTGCGTCAGCACGCCGTGAAAAAATGCATTGAGTCGCTCCCGCTTTGCGTACCTGATAGCCGAATGATGCTCGTCATTTTTTTTATGGAGCTAGCCACTCGCCCGGAATGTATGCTGCGGGATCTCTACGATGGTTATTGTCTGTGCATGACGCTTACGGATAAAAACGATATCGATGCACTGGCCACAACACTTAATGATGAAGGACTCGGCGCTCAGGTAACTAAACTGCTCTCGGCCTTTTTCCAATTTAATCAGTCACCGCCAAACGAACTGGTTCATCTGGCGGAAAAAATACGTTCTCTTTCCCCGGAAGGTAAGCTCGGCTGGCGTAACCGGCTAAGACAGGCACTAGATCGCGCGTGTCAGACGGGGAATCTGGCACTGCGCCTACTCAGTCTGCTAGATAGGCCATGGGCTATTCGCCTTGCGATGCGTTTTGCCTTCCCTGTTTACGGTATTCACCTGAATACTTATCCACACCCATTGCACCTGATAAAACATCGGCACTATTTACTGCTGACAACCCCGGCAGGCACGTTTCTGCTGGGCGGTGTTGGCCTTTTCAGTGATGAAGAGACTGAGTATTTGCAAAGTGTCATCAATGCTCCGTTCTTCCAGCTCACACCTGACCTGGAACCATAA